The Primulina huaijiensis isolate GDHJ02 chromosome 10, ASM1229523v2, whole genome shotgun sequence region CAAATTTAGCCGAAAAATTAGAATTATACTAATTATGTTCAGATTCcaataaattacaatttaaTTAGTAgaacaaagtttaaaatatgtaatttttgaaaaatattgaagtttGAATTCCTTTGTGCATTCGCCGCCGTAACTTTAAAACACGTCCTAGTTGAAAAGAAGTAGCCAAAATTGTCAATCGTTGCCTAACTTGGGTGCCCAACAATTGGAATCTCAGTTTGTCTCACTCTCAAAGTAACaataaaaatttgtgtaatTTCGTAGTCAATACGTTTATCAAAGTCTTGGAGAACTTAATGCAAGACAAAGTTTTACCATTACGAAAAGTATGTTTggacaaatattttataaaaaaacactCGTTAGTGTTgaaaaaactttttaaaatgtGTACGGACAATATTTTGGAAACGGGATtttggaaatatttttaaaaatgtgttttcttgaaacaacttttaataaaaaaaaaatttaaacattttataGTACTTGTCCGACCAGAGCCAAAATGTTGAGGACGGAACTTTTAATGTAAGACTGGATTTTGCCACTACGAAATGAACTTGAATTCTTGGATTCCATCCATGATCCAACACATAGACCTGCTACAGAATGTAAGAATAGGAAAAAATATAGAGAACATGAGATCCATCTTTGTTAATTGAGCAAATAAATTCTACCCCATGTCACAAATTACACACAAAGGGCCTACTGCAAATCATCCAAAGCagcattaatgaaaaaaaaatgaaggaacAAGTGGACAGACCTTTCAGGCTTCTTGGTGTGTTAAAGTTTTTTTAATGTCATCATGACATTAATCACAATACTAGATTGTGTTGAATGAGGTTTTTTGGCACCTTGATGAAGAATAGTATTGTTTACTTTTAATGTGGGGGCCAGAAGACTTGGGTGCATCACAAGATCCTAAGGAATTTTAGAACTAAAATATGAGTTACTGCAGCTATTTGTTGTTATCCATAATTTTACAAGGCAAAGGTGCATGACAGTAATTTTATCGATTGGGAACTTTTCTGCATTACTATCCACCTTTCCTTTATCAATTGATGGGTTCAATTTCAGTGCCGGAATGCGAGAAACGTAAACTCAAAAAAAGCAAACTGTCTTTAAAGTAATACAGCTACACAAGGGGCAAATAAAGCTCACCAAGAACAAGTgacaaactaaaattttaacaaaACACAGAGATCACCATGTTGTCCTTGTCGGTGACCAATGACGGCCAGTTTAAATGTGTTATGCTACACTATCTAGGATAAAATCACCACCAATTTACGGGCCATTTAAATGGCAAAGGAAAGGCAGTACCATCTTATATTATACAGCAGCTTGTGAGTAAGATAAGCTTTTAAGCACTGAACTTGCAAATTGCAAGTAGTCCATGCACCTATCTATTCATAGGCGACCCTCAAAATAAACAGTGTAGAAGAACCCATGGAAGCAAATGCTGCAACATGATAAAATACTAACTATCTGGGAAAGAAAAGCCACGCTCCCTGATAAAGTTTCTCAATTCCGGTTGTGGAAAACTGCAttcctttgattttttcgaACTTAAATCTGGCCGTCGCCATGACTCAACACAGGTAGGATTGCCTTTTGGATCAGTCACAGGAGAAGTAGATTGATTGTCTTTTGAATCAGTCACAGGAAATTCTGCGTTCTTTTTGCCTCTCACCCAATCCTGAAGCATTTCCTCTATTTTTTGCTCTGGCAAAAACTGTTTTGCCTTCATTTCTTGATAGTAATTGTATGCCTCCTCTAGTTTCCCATTCAAAAAAAGACCATGTATCAGCACAATGTATGAGCTTCGATCAGGACCAAGTCCATTCTTGCTCATCTCGCTCCACAGTTTAAAGACATTCTCAAGTTGTTTCCAGCGGCAAAACTTCCTGATCAGCATTATATATGTGTCATGGCTCGGATGGCATCCAGTTATATACATCTTCTGCAAGAGCTCAAACACTTGTTCCCCCGTCCTTAAAATTCGAAAGAAAGCATGGTAAGTGCGGATAGTAGGGAAATAACGCCTTTCAACCATCTCATCAAACACGAGTTTAGCTTCATCAAATAGCTTGGATTTACAAAGAGGCATAATAAGCGAGTTATAAGTGACTGAATCAGGAGTAAAACCCTTCTCATCCATCGTTTTCATAAGATTTCGAGCTTCTTTCTGAAGCCCacctctggccagagcaagaatcACGGCATTATAAACTTTCTTATCCGGTTCAATGCCCAAAGCTTTCATCTCGTCAAACAATCGCAGCACCTTATTCAACTTACCAACTTTTGAATAACAAGACATAATACTAGAATAGGAATAAACATCATGCCTGATCCCTCTCTTCTCCATCTCCCGCCAAATTCGGTTTCCCTCACGCGAGTCACCAATCACACCAAACCATCCATTAAGAATAATGTTAAAACTTTTGGTGTTAAGAGGGAACACAGTTTGGTTGCAGAAAAGTAAATGTTCAGCATCTTTCACATTCTTGTACCGACAGAGAGCGGAGAGCAGGGCTTGGAATTCCACCAATCCGATTTCAAACTTATATCTCTTGTGTGCATAAAAAGCGCCAATCGCCTTTGCCACGTCGTGCACAGCCGCATATTTCCAGATCATTATCAATATTGTACGTGGAGTCAAAAGAGATGCAGCTCGCATATCATTGATCAAACTCCAAGCTGTATCGAACTTTCTGAACTTACCCAAGATAGCTATCATCGAGTGGAATTCCCGCAAAGAATGATCGTACTCTGGCTGTCTGCCGGCCCACAGAAAGAAGGTGAATGCTTTTTCCCAATCATTCCGTGTTCGCGAAATGACATCAGAAACTAACTGATGCGTCACCTTCACTCCACATCGGTCGAGTTTACTACACTTTTCTTGAGCAGGGGATGTCGATAAAATGTCCAAAATAGTTTTTGCATCGCAAGAAGGACCTTGATCTACAGTATATTTGCAATCTAACAACTCACACTCGGTACAATTCTCGAATCCAGGGTCAACATCACTCTGGTCATCTCTCGTGGATAAAAAAGATCTGAAAATGAAGGGTTTAGCAGCATAAGTTGCATTCAATGGGTTAGCGCAAAGGTAGTGGTCGCAAACTCGGATACTGGTACTGATACAAGGCTGTCGGAAAAGAAAACGAGGAGGGCTTTCCACATTCCCCATCGTGTGATTGAAATCGACGTTCTTTCGAAGCGCGAGAATGATGGTAGATACACCCGTGAGCTTTCTTCTCATCTTTTACGCACTTCCTGAGACGAAATCCAACGGCGTAGCATGCGAGGAGAATGTGTTTGAGAAAATGACTGAATAAATATGCTATTTTTGGTCAAATTTGATTCTTAAGCTCCAACGGAATCGACGATCAAGATCACCTCAAGAAAATTTCGCCAAAAACATTCTTCTAGGCTTGTATTTATCTTATACTAAAATAACTTTATTAGTAAAatgacaataaattataaagACATActatttcatatcaaattaataattgatatatataataaaatatcaaatttatttatttaaacacaAAAACCTTCTTTGCGATAGTCTCGCAAGTCATTTAGTGAGATGAATATCCAACTAatcaatttatgaaaaatattatattttatgttaaaatattatttttcatttcaaatatgaATAGAGTTGATATGTCTCATGAAAATAGATAGTCTCAACTTTGGCTTATAAcacaatcaaaatattattcaacCTTTTTTCATGGTTTTTTTCAAATGTCAGGTccctaaataataaaatatatcgcTACGGGGAGGAACATATTTACTTGTCGAGATAGCAAATCTCCCTCGATTATTCATAATCGTATATGACACTTTCATAGCATACAGTTCGagcaaaaacaccaaaataataataaaaaatacaaatggactttttgtcaaacaagaaaattaatcataattaagATCTCCACAACAGCACCTTTCTAGTTATATCAAATCCTTTTTTCGGTTTATTGAATTACGTTCAACACTCTTATTTAATTATGCACTTCTCATTAACCAAATAACGACTCAAAcaaagaattaaataaaaaatttattttaattatttacatataattttgtaACAAACATATATATNNNNNNNNNNNNNNNNNNNNNNNNNNNNNNNNNNNNNNNNNNNNNNNNNNNNNNNNNNNNNNNNNNNNNNNNNNNNNNNNNNNNNNNNNNNNNNNNNNNNNNNNNNNNNNNNNNNNNNNNNNNNNNNNNNNNNNNNNNNNNNNNNNNNNNNNNNNNNNNNNNNNNNNNNNNNNNNNNNNNNN contains the following coding sequences:
- the LOC140985597 gene encoding pentatricopeptide repeat-containing protein At5g15010, mitochondrial, with the translated sequence MRRKLTGVSTIILALRKNVDFNHTMGNVESPPRFLFRQPCISTSIRVCDHYLCANPLNATYAAKPFIFRSFLSTRDDQSDVDPGFENCTECELLDCKYTVDQGPSCDAKTILDILSTSPAQEKCSKLDRCGVKVTHQLVSDVISRTRNDWEKAFTFFLWAGRQPEYDHSLREFHSMIAILGKFRKFDTAWSLINDMRAASLLTPRTILIMIWKYAAVHDVAKAIGAFYAHKRYKFEIGLVEFQALLSALCRYKNVKDAEHLLFCNQTVFPLNTKSFNIILNGWFGVIGDSREGNRIWREMEKRGIRHDVYSYSSIMSCYSKVGKLNKVLRLFDEMKALGIEPDKKVYNAVILALARGGLQKEARNLMKTMDEKGFTPDSVTYNSLIMPLCKSKLFDEAKLVFDEMVERRYFPTIRTYHAFFRILRTGEQVFELLQKMYITGCHPSHDTYIMLIRKFCRWKQLENVFKLWSEMSKNGLGPDRSSYIVLIHGLFLNGKLEEAYNYYQEMKAKQFLPEQKIEEMLQDWVRGKKNAEFPVTDSKDNQSTSPVTDPKGNPTCVESWRRPDLSSKKSKECSFPQPELRNFIRERGFSFPDS